CCTCGCTGGACAACGCGGTCGCCAACTCCATCGCCGACGGCGTGACCTACTCCGTGGCCGCCGGCAACTCCAACGGCAACGCCTGCCGGACCTCACCGGCCAGGGTCGCAGCCGCGATCACCGTGGGTGCCACCACCTCGACCGACGCCCGGGCGTCGTACTCCAACTACGGCTCGTGCCTGGACCTGTTCGCGCCGGGCTCGTCGATCACTTCGACGTGGAACACCAGTGACACCGCGACCAACACCATCAGCGGTACGTCGATGGCCACGCCGCACGTGACCGGTGCGGCGGCGCTGTACCTGCAGAGCCACCCGAGCGCCTCGCCGGCGACCGTTCGTAACGCGATGGTCGGCGCGGCCACCCAGGGCGTGGTCGGAAACCCGCGCACCGGATCGCCGAACCTCCTGCTCTACAGCCGCTTCTAGCGCGCAGGGAGTACGCAGGACGGGGTCGAGAGAGCGCCCGGGACGGTCACCTGGCCGATCTGTCCCGGGCGCTTTCGGCTGTCGTACCGGCGGAAAGCGGCAAGCTGGGGAGACTTACGGGGCCTATGACACCCGTAAGTCTCCCCAGCTCCGACTTTCCGTCACTGGCTAGCCGCCAAGCCGCTTTGGCGGTGGAGTGTGAAACCTCCGGGTGGCCAGGGCCCCCGTCTCGCTTCACGCTTCCGGTTCGCCCCTGCTCTCCCATGGGAACCGTGAAACCTCACGGTGCCCATGCCCTCCGCCCCTCTTCACACTTCCAACACCAGTGCGCGGCGTCCTGGGTCAGGCGGACAGGGGGTCAGGCGGACGGGGAGGTCGGGCGGAGGGGATGTCGGGGCCGTGGTCAGGCGGAGGGGGCCGTCAGGGCGGCGGCGAGACCGTCGTACACCGGCCCGGCGACCTGGTGCGCGGACCTGTCCGCCGGCCAGAACGTCGCCTGGTCGTCGGACCAGCAGGGTACGACGTGGAAATGCAGGTGCGGGACGCTCTGACCCGTCTCCGGCCCGCTGGCGTTCAGGACGACGACCCCGCCGCGTCGGCTTCCCTGGCGACCCATCGAGCTTCGCCGGTGGCCAGGAGCTCGCAGAACACGCAGTCGGTCACGACGAGGATGCTGTCAGGCGTCCGGGATCGGTGGGCTGGTCGGGTGGCAGGCCCGGCAGCGCATGGCGTCCTGGCCGGCTGTGCCTTCCGGGCGGCAGCGCCGAGCCTCCGGAGGACAACGGCGAGCCTCCGTTCGACAACGGCGAGCCTCCGTTCGACAACGCCGAGCCTCCGGTCGACAACGCCGAGCCTCCGGTCGACAACGCCGAGCCTCCGGTCGACAGCGCCGGGCCGGCCTGCGGGAGGACCGAGCTCGCCTGCGGGCGCAGCGTGCCGGCCACCGGCTCGATCCCGGGGCCGTCCACCGGGCCCACCAGGGAGCTCGTCGGCGGAAGGACCTCCTCGGCCGGTGGCAGTCCTCGGGAGACGCGATCCCGTCCGGCGGTCTTGGCCGCGTACAACCCTCTGTCGGCGAACTCCAGCAACTGGTCGAGGGTCGTCCCGTCCACGGGATACACCGCGACCCCCACCGAGACGGTGAGCCGGACCCAGTCGGCGTCGGCGGGCGTCGCTGCAACCGGCTCCGTATCCCCGGATCCGCCGAGGTCGCCGAGGTGGCCGGACCCGCCGAGGTCGCCCGAGCCGCCGAGGCTGTCGCGTGCCCGCACGGGCAGCCGGGCGTCGGAGATCGCCGACCGCAGCCGGTGGGCCGCGCCGACGGCATGGCGTACGTCCACGTCGGGCATGCCGATGACGAACTCCTCGCCACCGAACCGGCCGGCGACGTCGGCGGACCTGATCACGGCCCGGATCCGGTCGGCGACCTCGCGCAGGACGTGGTCGCCCGCGAGGTGGCCGTGGTGGTCGTTGATGAGCTTGAAGTGGTCGATGTCGGCGAGCAGGATCGCGAACCTGCCGTCCCGGCGACGGGCCCGCTCGAGGAGGTCCTCGACCTCCTGCCGCCAGCGGGGGAAGTTCGTCAACTCGGTCTTGCCGTCGGTGGACGCCTCCGACTCCAGCTGCCCGAGCAGCAGGGCGCGCTGGCCGGCGAGGGTGATCGGTACGCCGAGGATGCCGGCCCACGGCGTCACCATCGAGGCCGCCGCGACCAGGCATCCCAGCCCGGCTGCCACCGCGTCGACGGTGAGGCCGGCCCGGTCTCCGAACATCTCGCTGGGGGTGCTGGCCGGGTCGAGCAGGCGGATGACCACCGCGCACAGAACGGCGTCGACGGCGACGAAGACCACCGCGGCGGCGACCATCGCGAGGATCGGCACCTGCCGCGGTGACCATCCGCCGGCGGCCAGGGCGCCGTCGACCGTGACGTACGTCGAGTGCGCGAACGCCGCGGCCAGCATCGCCACGGCGGTGGAGAACACCCAGCGGTGCGGGATGCACCGGCTCGCGCGTACCCGCCACCACAGCCGCAGCGCGACGACGCACACGAGCGCGGTGGCCGACGGCAGCGCGATCGCGGCGGCGATCATCCACACCGGCTGCAGGTCCTTGTGCAGTGCACCGCCCCGGCGGCGCCGGCGTTCGACCCGGCGGGCGCCCTCGACACTGACCACACCGCAGACGCACAGGACCACCGCGGTGGTGGTGCCGCCGAACGCGGCGCGGTCACTCAGCAGACCGGCGGCACAGGTGAGCGCGGTGAGCTCGACCAGCAGAAGGAACACCATGGCCGGAGCGGGGAGCGCCCACAGCCCCCAGCTTCGTACGTGGCGTGCGGTTCGATCTGCCATTGCGTAACCGTAAGATCTCTCTGGGTTCTTTGCCAGACGGAGATACGGCGTAAATACGTCGATGTCAACACCGCTGGACGCGATGCGGTGACGATGTCAGAAAGCGGCCTCCCGGGCGTCAGGCCGCGCCCGCCCGGGAGACCGCCGCTCAGGTGCGCACGACCCGCGCTTCAGCCGGCGACGTTCACCAGCTTCTCGAACAGGAACTCGTGCTTGAGGAACGACACGTCGTACTCGTGGCCGGGATAGGGCGGGATGAGCTGCGAGGCCTGGATCAGCCGCCAGCCGTCCCGCAGCGCGGCGACACCGGTGTCGTACGGCGGTTCGTCGCTGTCGCCGGTGGTCGGCGAGGTCTGGCCGGTCCCGTCGTAGTTGGCCCAGCCGACGACGCTGCTGTCCAGCGCGGACGTGGCGAGGTAGAGGACGAGAACCCGCTGGCGCAGGACCTGCTCACCGGCGCCGTCCGGTCCGGCGGAGAAAAGTTGTTCGGTCGTGGTGCTCATGTATCAGTGACTCCAGGATGAGTTGTGGACGGGGTGTGAACGCCCTCAGCGCCCGGCGGTGGCGACGACCCGCTGCGGGCGGTTGCTCACCCTGGTCGACCAGTAGTCGATGTCGAAGGTGTCGTCGCCGGTGAGGGCCCGCCACATCTGCACCCGGTTGTAGATCTCCAGCCGGCCGGTCGCGTGCTCGTACCACGGGAAACGGCTGCGCAGCTTCTCGCTCACCTCGGGCTTGTCGATGTCGTCGGTGTTCCACAGCCGCAGCTGGCGCACCGTCGGGTTGAACCGGATCTTGAACATGAAGCGCTCGATGTCGCTGTCGTTGCGCCGGCCGCCGTGCCAGATGCCGTGGTGGACGAGGACGACGGTGCCGGCCGGGCAGGTGAGCCGGGTCTGGCCGCGGAGGTTCTGGTAGCGGCCGGTGTCGCTCTCGTTCGTACGGCGCAGGTGGCTGCCCGGCACGCTGAGCGTTCCGCCCATCTCCAGGGTGACGTCCTGCGGGTAGTACATGAGCTGTACGTCGAACGCGTCCAGGCGTACGTCGATGATCGCGTCGCCGTGCAGTGGCTGCGCCTGGCCGTCGTTGGGCCTGCGGAGGTGCACGGCGTGGTGGTCGATCGTCGGGCCGGGGCCGACCAGGCTGTGAAGGGCGCCCGCGATCCGGGGGACCTCGACCAGGCGGCGCGCGAACGAGCCCTCGGGAAAGGAGTCCTCGACGGAGGTGCCGTACGGGACCGGCGGGATGCCCTCACGGAAGACGTCGATCGCCTGGGCGTTCAACTCCTCGGGGACGACCGCCTCCATGATGAGGGAGCCGTGCGAGACGAAGTGCGCCATCTGCACCGAGGTGAGCAGGTGGTCGCGAGCAGGTTGGAAGGTCATGTCCTCTCCGAGGGCCGGGGCGAGTGCCGGTGGGTGCGCGGCGACGGGTGGAACGCTGCCGTCGGACGTGCTGGTTGGCACCCGTCCACGCTAGGCCGCGATCACCTTTCCTGGCGTGGGTTCCAATCACCATTACTGGTAGTTTTTCACCGTGGCGGAGAACGCTGTCCCAACGCCGCCCGCGCTGGCCGACGCCGGACAGGCCGGGCCCGGGCAGATAGCGGTCCGGATCGAGGAGCCGCCGCGGGTGATGAGCATGGGCGTCGGCGTGCACGGCACGGTCCGCCGCCGCGACGTCTTCCGGCTGCCGGACATGTGGCAGTTCCACCTCTACCGCTACGCGGCCGACCTGGTGGTGGACGGTTCGGCGTACGCGATCCGGCCGGGCCGGGTGAGCCTGATCCCGCCCGGGGTGCAGGTGCAGTACATCTACCGCGGGCGTTCGGAGCACCTGTACGCCCACCTGCGCCTGCCGACCACCGGCCCGGCGCGGGTCGTACCGCTGATCCAGGATGCCGGTGCGGACGCACCGCAGCTGACCGAACTCCTCTCCCGCGCGGTCGCGGCGTGGCCGGACGCACCGGCCCGGGCGACCGCGCAGGTGTGGGCCGCCCTGTGGAACGTCGTGCAGCTCGGCGCCGCGGCCGACGGTGGGCCGCACGCCGCGGTGGGCCGGGCGTTCGCCTACATCGCTGCCAACCTGGCCAGCCCGATCACCGTTCCCGACGTCGCCCGGGCGGCCGGCATCTCCCACAACCACCTGACCCGGCTGTTCCGCGCGGAAACCGGCGACACCGTGGTCGCGCACATCCGCAGGCGCCGGCTGGAACGCGCCCGCCACCTGCTGCGGGAGTCCACGTTGTCCATCCCGACCATCGCGGCCTCGGTCGGGATCGGCGACCTGCAGGCGTTCAACAAGGCCTGCCGCCGGGAGCTCGGCGCCTCACCGCGGGCGGTTCGGGCCGGCCACTGATCCGGCCGCCGATCCCGGCGCCGATCCGGGCATCGAGGTGAGTTCGAGGCCGAGGCGGTGCAGCTCGACCGAGGCGAGCCGGCGCAGGGACTCGGGGTCGCCGCGCCGCCAGGCGTCGCCCAGCCCGGGTGCGGCCGCGACCAGGGGGCGGTACCTCCGGTTGACCAGGGCGCGCAGTGCCAGCGCCGAGACCCCGCCGGGAGTGCTTGCCATCCGGCTGGCCGAGGTCGCCCGCACGATCCACCGGACGCGGAACGCCAGCCGGACCAGCAGCAGCCCGAACAGCACGACGCCCAGCACGACGGCGGTTCCCACCGCGAGCTGGTGCACGAAGTCCTGGACGGTACGCCCGGTGTCGGCGATCGAGGATCCGGTGCCGGCCATCGTCTCGAACGGCGTCCGCAGCGCGTCCCCGACGACCGGCGTCCCGGACACCTCCCGGCTCGCCTCGGTCATCTTGTCCTGGATGCCGGTGCCGGCCGTCTCCAGCCGCTGCCCCGGGGTGGCGTACCCGCTCATCTGGTCGTACCCGGCGACGATCACGCGTACGGACAGATAGATCCAGACGAGGCTGAGCACGTCCGCCAGCATCTGTGCGGCCCGTCGCCCGGGCAGGTCGGCGTAGAACTTCATCGAGCCTCCTGGGGCCGATCGGGTGTGCGGACCCGAATCTCGCCGCCGAGCCGGGCGCCGGCGGACAGGTCGAGGTCGTCCCCCCTCCAGAACCGGCCGGCGTCGTACCAGCTCGAACGGCGGCCGGGCGGCAGCAGGCCCATCTCCTCGTACGTCATCGCGACGACCTCGGCACAGTAGGCGGTCTCCAGGTCCGGGCGGCGCACCGGTCGCACCTCCGGCCACCGGCGCACTCGCGGCGATGGCATTCGGCCGCGCAGCCACCGGGCGGCCAGGCGGGCCGTCGAGGGAAAGGGGGTC
This Actinopolymorpha cephalotaxi DNA region includes the following protein-coding sequences:
- a CDS encoding HIT family protein produces the protein MGRQGSRRGGVVVLNASGPETGQSVPHLHFHVVPCWSDDQATFWPADRSAHQVAGPVYDGLAAALTAPSA
- a CDS encoding sensor domain-containing diguanylate cyclase; its protein translation is MADRTARHVRSWGLWALPAPAMVFLLLVELTALTCAAGLLSDRAAFGGTTTAVVLCVCGVVSVEGARRVERRRRRGGALHKDLQPVWMIAAAIALPSATALVCVVALRLWWRVRASRCIPHRWVFSTAVAMLAAAFAHSTYVTVDGALAAGGWSPRQVPILAMVAAAVVFVAVDAVLCAVVIRLLDPASTPSEMFGDRAGLTVDAVAAGLGCLVAAASMVTPWAGILGVPITLAGQRALLLGQLESEASTDGKTELTNFPRWRQEVEDLLERARRRDGRFAILLADIDHFKLINDHHGHLAGDHVLREVADRIRAVIRSADVAGRFGGEEFVIGMPDVDVRHAVGAAHRLRSAISDARLPVRARDSLGGSGDLGGSGHLGDLGGSGDTEPVAATPADADWVRLTVSVGVAVYPVDGTTLDQLLEFADRGLYAAKTAGRDRVSRGLPPAEEVLPPTSSLVGPVDGPGIEPVAGTLRPQASSVLPQAGPALSTGGSALSTGGSALSTGGSALSNGGSPLSNGGSPLSSGGSALPPGRHSRPGRHALPGLPPDQPTDPGRLTASSS
- a CDS encoding phytanoyl-CoA dioxygenase family protein, producing MPTSTSDGSVPPVAAHPPALAPALGEDMTFQPARDHLLTSVQMAHFVSHGSLIMEAVVPEELNAQAIDVFREGIPPVPYGTSVEDSFPEGSFARRLVEVPRIAGALHSLVGPGPTIDHHAVHLRRPNDGQAQPLHGDAIIDVRLDAFDVQLMYYPQDVTLEMGGTLSVPGSHLRRTNESDTGRYQNLRGQTRLTCPAGTVVLVHHGIWHGGRRNDSDIERFMFKIRFNPTVRQLRLWNTDDIDKPEVSEKLRSRFPWYEHATGRLEIYNRVQMWRALTGDDTFDIDYWSTRVSNRPQRVVATAGR
- a CDS encoding AraC family transcriptional regulator, whose product is MAENAVPTPPALADAGQAGPGQIAVRIEEPPRVMSMGVGVHGTVRRRDVFRLPDMWQFHLYRYAADLVVDGSAYAIRPGRVSLIPPGVQVQYIYRGRSEHLYAHLRLPTTGPARVVPLIQDAGADAPQLTELLSRAVAAWPDAPARATAQVWAALWNVVQLGAAADGGPHAAVGRAFAYIAANLASPITVPDVARAAGISHNHLTRLFRAETGDTVVAHIRRRRLERARHLLRESTLSIPTIAASVGIGDLQAFNKACRRELGASPRAVRAGH